A stretch of Aedes aegypti strain LVP_AGWG chromosome 2, AaegL5.0 Primary Assembly, whole genome shotgun sequence DNA encodes these proteins:
- the LOC5566351 gene encoding uncharacterized protein LOC5566351 produces MMMMDILRWLPGACGSLGPALIPPAHIAVLWYFWQNYSRYVDKRFCSCSCWDTVFKGTYESGIASYKHMYFNATQNTMKMWLLIVVGVISLYECTKYLTQLLLQSRVRYTMIVLFMLSIFSHYYAWWAYLNYYNDEYYNQWNHQLFFTITELISTSFVLHLANVENVVTSRKTFAIVGIAILHILASGVDQFISNVFRGEGYPHQVVRDLGFMIPDVMHLMIPLWLLRQTRKEIFSTRPFYRDRNLRRDVVLMFFVVAVLFTICTFL; encoded by the exons ATGATGATGATGGACATCCTCCGATGGTTGCCGGGAGCGTGTGGAAGTCTGGGCCCAGCACTGATACCTCCAGCGCACATCGCAGTCCTGTGGTACTTTTGGCAGAACTACTCCCGATACGTGGACAAACGGTTTTGCTCCTGTTCCTGTTGGGACACGGTGTTCAAAG GAACGTACGAGTCCGGAATCGCCTCCTACAAGCACATGTACTTCAACGCCACGCAGAACACGATGAAGATGTGGCTGTTGATCGTGGTCGGTGTGATCTCACTATACGAATGCACCAAATATCTGACGCAGCTATTGCTCCAGAGTCGAGTTCGCTACACGATGATCGTGCTTTTCATGCTATCGATCTTCTCGCACTACTACGCGTGGTGGGCGTATCTCAACTACTACAACGACGAGTACTACAATCAGTGGAATCATCAATTGTTTTTCACG ATTACCGAGCTCATATCAACCAGTTTTGTGCTCCATTTGGCCAATGTGGAAAACGTGGTGACGTCACGCAAAACTTTCGCGATTGTAGGAATCGCTATTCTGCACATATTGGCTAGCGGAGTTGACCAATTCATATCAAATGTGTTCCGCGGCGAAGGATATCCCCATCAG GTTGTTCGTGATTTGGGCTTCATGATTCCGGACGTGATGCATCTGATGATTCCGCTGTGGCTTCTGCGGCAAACTCGCAAGGAAATCTTCAGCACGAGGCCATTCTACCGGGATCGAAACTTACGCAGGGACGTGGTTCTCATGTTCTTCGTGGTAGCAGTATTATTCACCATATGTACGTTCCTGTGA